A genome region from Jeongeupia sp. HS-3 includes the following:
- the narH gene encoding nitrate reductase subunit beta yields the protein MKIRAQVAMVLNLDKCIGCHTCSVTCKNVWTSRDGVEYAWFNNVETKPGIGYPKEWENQKKWKGGWKRLPNGKLVPRQGGKLRILASMFANPNLPEIDDYYEPFTFDYDRLQNAPEVETPPTARPISVITGKKMDKINWGPNWEDDLGGEFAKRSKDQLFEDVQKEMYSTFENTFMMYLPRLCEHCLNPSCVASCPSGSVYKREDDGIVLVDQDKCRGWRMCVSGCPYKKIYYNWQSGKAEKCTFCFPRIEAGQPTVCSESCVGRIRYLGVILYDADMIEEAAGVADEKDLYAAQLKVFLDPHSQAVIDEARVQGIPESWLTAAAKSPVYKMAVEWKVAFPLHPEYRTLPMVWYIPPLSPIQSAAERGLMNSKGVLPDVSELRIPVKYLANLLTAGDEAPVLSALERMLAMRVYMRGKSVHGSEDINVLKQVGLTKAQVEDMYHIMAIANYEDRFVIPSSHKEEVEDSFNDKAACGFTFGNGCSGGTSPEGLFGARKEGSVIFVDMPKSRKPKEA from the coding sequence ATGAAGATTCGCGCCCAGGTAGCGATGGTGCTCAACCTCGACAAGTGCATCGGCTGCCATACCTGTTCGGTGACGTGCAAGAACGTCTGGACCAGCCGTGACGGCGTCGAGTACGCCTGGTTCAACAACGTCGAGACCAAACCCGGTATCGGCTACCCGAAGGAATGGGAGAACCAGAAGAAGTGGAAAGGCGGCTGGAAACGGCTTCCGAACGGCAAGCTCGTACCGCGTCAGGGCGGCAAGCTGCGGATTCTGGCGAGCATGTTCGCCAACCCCAACCTGCCGGAAATCGACGATTACTACGAGCCGTTCACCTTCGATTACGACCGCTTGCAGAACGCACCCGAAGTCGAAACCCCGCCAACGGCGCGGCCGATCTCGGTGATCACCGGCAAGAAGATGGACAAGATCAACTGGGGTCCGAACTGGGAAGACGACCTCGGCGGCGAGTTCGCCAAGCGCTCCAAGGATCAGCTGTTCGAGGATGTGCAGAAGGAGATGTACTCGACCTTCGAGAACACCTTCATGATGTATCTGCCGCGGCTGTGCGAGCACTGCCTGAACCCGTCCTGTGTCGCCTCGTGCCCGTCGGGCTCGGTCTACAAGCGCGAGGACGACGGCATCGTGCTGGTCGATCAGGACAAGTGCCGCGGCTGGCGCATGTGCGTGTCGGGCTGCCCGTACAAGAAGATTTACTACAACTGGCAGAGCGGCAAGGCCGAGAAGTGCACCTTCTGCTTCCCGCGTATCGAAGCCGGCCAGCCGACGGTGTGCTCGGAATCGTGCGTCGGCCGGATCCGCTACCTCGGCGTGATTCTGTACGACGCCGACATGATCGAAGAAGCCGCCGGTGTTGCCGATGAAAAAGACCTGTACGCGGCGCAACTGAAGGTCTTCCTCGACCCGCATTCGCAGGCGGTGATCGACGAGGCCCGCGTTCAGGGCATTCCCGAATCGTGGCTGACCGCGGCGGCGAAATCGCCGGTCTACAAGATGGCGGTGGAATGGAAGGTCGCCTTCCCGCTGCATCCGGAATACCGCACCTTGCCGATGGTCTGGTACATCCCGCCGCTGTCGCCGATCCAGTCGGCGGCCGAACGCGGCCTGATGAACAGCAAGGGCGTGCTGCCCGATGTCAGCGAGCTGCGCATCCCGGTCAAGTATCTCGCCAACCTGCTGACCGCCGGCGATGAAGCGCCGGTGCTGTCGGCGCTGGAACGGATGCTGGCGATGCGCGTGTACATGCGCGGCAAGTCGGTGCACGGCAGCGAGGACATCAACGTGCTCAAGCAGGTCGGCCTGACCAAGGCTCAGGTCGAGGACATGTATCACATCATGGCGATCGCCAATTACGAAGACCGTTTCGTGATTCCGAGCAGCCACAAGGAAGAGGTCGAAGACAGCTTCAACGACAAGGCGGCCTGTGGCTTTACCTTCGGCAACGGCTGCTCCGGCGGCACCTCGCCCGAAGGGCTGTTTGGCGCGCGCAAGGAAGGCTCGGTGATCTTTGTCGATATGCCCAAATCGCGCAAACCGAAGGAGGCGTGA
- the narJ gene encoding nitrate reductase molybdenum cofactor assembly chaperone, whose product MTDTLHFRVLSALLQYPEAELIAALPELEAALAQAPGGMRITLAPLLAHLAGGDLIAAQESYVATFDRSRGHSLHLFEHIHGESRERGPALVDLMNAYRGQGFDVNANELPDYLPLFLEFLGSVDAATAEDFLNEAVHVIAVLGDRLGEAASPYACAMNALVSLATVAIKPLVAPPIRDMDEMLETFGPGADGAEPLLSQTAGPQPVKFYPRASA is encoded by the coding sequence ATGACTGATACCCTGCATTTTCGCGTGCTCTCGGCACTGCTGCAGTACCCGGAGGCCGAGCTGATCGCCGCCTTGCCCGAGCTCGAAGCCGCGCTGGCGCAAGCGCCGGGTGGCATGCGCATCACGCTGGCGCCGTTGCTCGCGCATCTGGCCGGCGGTGATCTGATCGCCGCGCAGGAAAGCTATGTGGCGACGTTCGACCGTTCGCGCGGCCACTCGCTGCATCTGTTCGAGCACATCCACGGCGAAAGCCGCGAGCGTGGTCCGGCGCTGGTCGATCTGATGAACGCCTATCGCGGCCAAGGTTTCGACGTGAACGCCAACGAGCTGCCCGACTACCTGCCGCTGTTTCTGGAGTTCCTCGGCAGCGTCGATGCGGCCACCGCCGAGGATTTCCTCAACGAGGCGGTGCATGTGATCGCGGTGCTCGGCGACCGGCTCGGCGAAGCCGCCAGCCCCTACGCCTGCGCGATGAACGCGCTGGTGTCGCTGGCCACGGTAGCGATCAAGCCGCTGGTCGCGCCGCCGATCCGCGACATGGACGAAATGCTCGAAACCTTCGGCCCCGGTGCCGACGGCGCCGAGCCGCTGTTGTCGCAGACGGCCGGCCCGCAGCCG